GAACCTCTTCATTGAGGTGTGAGCGTAGATTTATCGCTTGAGGCACAGATAATTCATTTCTTTCTCCGTCGACCTGAATATTTACTTTTATGCTACCAATAAGTGAATGATAGAACTGGCCCCAGGCATGATACCCATCAACCATTAGATCAGACACTAAACTTTCTTCATCGTCTGTTAGATGCATGTCAGCTTTTTTACGCCATTCATTAAGGATAAATTTATAGGGATTTAAATCTGCAGTATCTAGCATATCTTCCCACAGATTATGGTCAGTTTTTACAAGTATCTTCTGTAGTTTTTTAAACCTGCATCAAAACGAGCACTAATAGAAGATGTCTTCCCTTTAAGTGTTGGAGCATTTTGATCTTGAGGATTCTGAGCAAGGAGACATGTTATATAGGAGTTTGCTTGTGATAGATTAATTCGTATGCATCCTATGTTGTCGATTAAATCCGCAACTTTAGATGAATGATTAATTTCTTTTGGTGTATTAAAAAAATTCAATCCTTCTTCTAAACTAAACACTTTGGATTCTATGTGACTTATATGGTCAAGAAATTGAGTTGACGCACTTCCATCTGGATAAAGCTTATCTAAATTCCATACTTGGCTGTACTTAGTTTCTTCTTTCATCTATATCCCCCTTATAGTGAGGCAGCCTTTACATTTTGCTCAATGTAATTTTCTTCGCTTATCTCCTCTCCACTTACTATAAGTGACTGGAACTCAGCATATAGTCTTATTATTTCTTCCTCTTCATTGATTAAAGTAATAGTTTTATTATACTCCACCTCATTCCTATAAGTTGATATTTCCATCCATTTCGTATTGTCGTCCTTACTCTGAAGATACACCGTATTAACATTCAAATGCTTTCTGTATATATCTGACGCTTTTTTTTGAATACTTAAATACTTAGACACTTTATCCGTTTGAATGTGATATTGATAAACCTTTACAAACATAATGATCACTCCAATAAAAAAATATTTCGCCCTATTACTTAATAAGATATTTTATAATCCTACTAAACTAACAGTAACTAATACTGAAAATGAAGCCCAAATAATAAAAAGTATAGCTACGAGATGGTGAGATACTTCATCCTTCATAGCTTTTAATAATGACAGGATAAAGATATAGCCAAATAATAAAAATAAAATAGCATATAAGGAAAACACATAAAACTTCCTTTCTATTTGATTAGAAATTAATCATATTCAATTATTGGACGAACTAGCCGCTCATACCAATTATTTCAAATCATGAACATTTCCTCAAGGTATATCATAAAAAATTGCCTTTTGTTAAAGTTAACTTTCTGGTTGATATTATGGAAATATACAAAATGACCCCGGTCCAAGATACCGAGGTCATTTACTAGCTGGATATGATTTTTTTAATTAAGAAGAGTTAAAGGTCAATGACTGTGTCCATGCCCTTCTTCTTCTAGCAAGTGAGACAGTCCTAATTCTTCTAAGATGGTTAATAGATTTACACCATCTACATCTTCTTTTGGTTCAGGAGCATTTTTCAGCATAGTATTTTGCTCTAAAAAGTTTCTTACGATAAACCTCATGTCGTTTTACCCAACCGTACCGTCGTGGTCAAGGTCGGCTGCACGTTCACTTGTACCATAATGGTTTTTCATTTCTATAGCATCGAGGACGTCAATGACTCCATCTTGATTTACATCTCCAGCATGTGTCATGGCATAAAAAATGTAAGTCATTTTACCTACGTCTATTCCGTTGAACTCATCTCTAAGGTGGCTGACTTCTACTACTCGCTCAAAGTGACCTGGTAGTTTAATCGAAAGTGTATATGGTTCATCTGTCGTTGGAAGTCCTTTAAAGATATATCTTGCCGCACTATTTATAGTACCTTCATACACGGTTCCATCTTTGGAGGTCAGAGTAGCTGTAATTCCGGCGCTAAGAATGTCTTTTGTATAATCTAACCATACTCCGTTCGTTAATGCTTCCGGTAGAATTCCACCTTCTAATTGCGATACTGTGTTGGGAGAATGTTAAATCCTTGCCCAAACCTTTGCACATCGTGAGACCCGTCTTCATTCTGGACGGTTGCTTTAGTTATATTGATATTATGGATCCACTTGGCATAAGTAGTGTGATTTTCCTTCACACTATACGAAAGGTCGAGTAACGGCATTTCGTGACTACCTTCTATTTGACCGCTCAATTCTAATTGAATTCCCAGGACTACATTGTTTCCAATGGTAGAAATACTTGTACTAATCTTCCCTTCTAGTCCTTGATTATCTAATAATTGTTGTAATTCACTGCTAACCTTCACATCTTCAAGCGTAAAAATATTTTGTGGGAAACGTAATTCAACATTCGCTTTTTGCATTTTTTCTATATGTTGTGAAGATAACTTAACAGATACACCTTCTCCATATTTTACATCAATATTTTCAGAAGCAAGCTTTACGTAAGGAACGCCTGCTTTAATTAAATGGTACGTAGAGTGAGGGTGTTCTTGCATCCTGTTCATCGCTAAGTCTAATGTTCTTAGTGTAAATCTTGTAGTATCTGTACCTTCATTCAATTTCAGATTCGCAGTGAAATTTCCGTCAGCGGCTACCTCTAAATTTTTCGCGTTATATCGTGTAAGATTTAAAAGGGTTACTCCGTTAGAACCCTGAGATGTTTCCAAACCATATTGATAACTATAGTTAATTAGACTGATACTTGTTATGAATAATGTAAATGGGATTAAGTATCTCAAGGTATTAACTACTGTAAATGACACATATTAAGGTTTATTAAGAAAAACATATATTAATCGATACTTTAAGGAATTTGATAATGTGTCGGTTTTTCATGGGAACTAAGGCGTTTCTAATCTTATTAATAAGTGGGGCATAAAAAATGACACAGCGCTTTGAAAAGTTTACTCTTAGATTTTTATTGGTGCTTGGACTAATTATGTTTATAAATTTAATCAAGAAGCCTCCTACTAAAGATTGGTTATTAATATTCTTGTTTAAAGGGTTTATCTCATCTATACTTGACAAAATTATTGTCACAAAAAATAAAATAGTGTACCCTGTAAAGTTATTTAAATCGTTTGATATTAGTTTTATTTTTGATTATTTACTGTTTCCGGTTGTGTGTGTTTACTATAACCAGGTTACTAAGACATCCAGTTTTTTCTGGATTGTCATTAAGATATTTTATTTCAGTGTACCAATGACTTTACTTGAATACTTTTTTGAGAAGCGTACCAATCTCATTAAATTTAAAAGGGGGTGGAATATTTATCACAGT
This window of the Sutcliffiella horikoshii genome carries:
- a CDS encoding dockerin type I domain-containing protein, which produces MYEGTINSAARYIFKGLPTTDEPYTLSIKLPGHFERVVEVSHLRDEFNGIDVGKMTYIFYAMTHAGDVNQDGVIDVLDAIEMKNHYGTSERAADLDHDGTVG
- a CDS encoding CBO0543 family protein, encoding MFINLIKKPPTKDWLLIFLFKGFISSILDKIIVTKNKIVYPVKLFKSFDISFIFDYLLFPVVCVYYNQVTKTSSFFWIVIKIFYFSVPMTLLEYFFEKRTNLIKFKRGWNIYHSFITVNVTFLISRAFIAVVRNADNTKVGSNG